The following is a genomic window from Drosophila busckii strain San Diego stock center, stock number 13000-0081.31 chromosome 2L, ASM1175060v1, whole genome shotgun sequence.
ACTGCTGGCCGGTTCGAGCCACAGACGCTAGCGGGAGATGtgtagagcgagagcgagcggaGGAGGCGTGAGAGGAAGTGATAGTGAGGCGTTCGCCGAGGGGTGATGGGGTCGAAGCAACGTCACCGTATCTCTCATCTCTCGAGGTGGGCCATTTGTGGTGTCCGCTCGTCTGGCTGCTTGCTCTATTGGACTAAGTACTAGTCTATTTGCCGTACAAATTGGTCGTTTTCCCATTTCCCTTTTAGCTGGCAATAAACGccaatgtatgtaaataacaaGCAGTGCCGCTGTCTTGGCTACTTGATCATCGATCGATTCATTTCAACATTTCCGTCGCATTCCTCCAGCATGATATTTCTAATTCTTTCGTCGATGCGTTTGTCTCTTCTTCTGacctttttatatattcattttgttatgtatttttctaattaaggctaattaaaaatattcactAATGTCGCATCTTACTAATTCTCTAATGGTGTGAGTTGTCTATGAGCTTGCCATATAATTAACTCCACATTATAATCATAACATCAGTTCTGTTTTTCTCTTAGAAACCATCATTATTTCTGCCTTgcaaattttgatattttatttgtgcttttgtcTTTTCTAGCgattgcttgttgttgcttgcgttTGAACATTTCGAAATACTTTTCATTTGGCTGTTTGGAATTTCAAAGAGCgtcataaaaatagcaacggcgaaaaacaacaatagcaattaaattaaatgcactggTGCAGAACTTTTGCGAGCAAGATAGGCTTATTTACAAAACGAATGCTTGAGaaatatacacaaattatCGATGATGCAACAGGTAagctaaatcaatttaaattttattactttttgcactttgcatttttaagCAACTAACTGTTAAACAGCCACGCGTTgggtattatttatttatttaaggtTCTGCTTTCAAAAAATCCATTAGATTCGTATAATAACACACTTACTGCTGGCGAGCAGCTGTTTGCCAacatgacgtatacgcaattttttCACATACCTGCATAAACACATCTTGCACACATTGCTTAGGCTGCGACTTTTGCTGCGCCGTCTGTTGTTCTGGTAAAAGACTGTGGAGGTGCCGTTCTCGGGATCGACCACTGTGTGGGCGCCAATGCCGTTGGCTGCACTCAGATCACCGGACACGTGTGCGCGTGTCGCACCGGAATTATCATTGGCGCCGCTGGCGCTCGCTTGTGTTAGTTGCGCCAGTTTCGTGGCACTGCTGCCGCTTTCCGTAATATCACGCGTTGCACTACTGCCGCTATTGCTAATTGAGTATTTGGCGCGCTCGCGACTTCGCGACTCATTTCTATAACGTATCTGGCCGGCGGCTGAGCCAAGACTAAATAAATTGCCCAGaaagctgttgttgctgccgctagCGCTGTCGCCGCCGATGCGAGAGGGGCTAGAAATGCTGCCAATGCCGCTGTAACCAGTTGAGCTTTTTCGCCTTGtttggctattgttgttgttgctgtgtttgttTCTACTGGCAGCGTCGCTCCCacctccgccgccgccgctgctgttagtgtggcgtatgagcaattCTGTTTCGGAATCAGTCTCTTCGCTCTCTCCGTCAAAGTCACGTAGCGTTAGCTCGTTATCAGTCATGGCGTAAGTAAGAGCGCtgctctctatcgctctccGTGTGAGTGTATAAAAGAGAGCTTTGGATTACACAGGTGTGCGTGCGAGTGTTCGTTTGTTGTTCCGTCTCTATTTTTGGCTaagctttaattgctgtttCCTTTGTTTATAGTCCACGGCTAAGCAACAGTTCTTCAACTTGCGACGCGCCTCCGTCTCAATATTGGGCCTCCTTGTAGTGCAATCTTTCGTCTGGCTTGAGTGCTTTCTTATTGCCCCTTTGGCAATTGCATTGAGCTTACGTTTGCCACGTTTTCACTGAAACCTTGTGCTTCACAGCCAGGTGACTAATGCACTAATGCCATGCCAAACACCTTAGCCGCACTCCCGAATCAAATACAACGCACCACTACTGTGTGCAATGGCCttatcaattgtttttatttgccagcgTAAACATTTAGTAGCACACCGCAATTTGTGCTACCTTTGCACAATGGGGCAGGGGTCGTTCCCCCACGGACGTCAtcaaacaaatgcttaaattgtGCTGATTGAATGAATAATGCTTGTGTATCAATTAGAAATAGCCAATAGCCACTAACCGAAGGCGACAACAATTAACACATTGGCGCtttaacttttcaatttattatgaaCGACGGTCAAGGCCCGGGAAGCACATACACAGCAGACTTTTTATCTCATTGGCTTTGATTCACATTTCGTTTTAAAACCGATTAGAAATTTAACAACTCGTAAATGCATTTACTatctattaatttaaaaaatttgtaagtGCTTTAACTAGCACATGTACATGTTCTAGCGCgtttactaaattttataacaaatttagaCTCTGAGCAAACGAACAGCTGTGCGTGCAGTGTTGGTAAGCGCTGAAAACAATCATGCTGCGCCTTAAGTGTTGcaaaaaagcttaaataattgttgtagttcaaaaaataaataagggttattgtttttataagaGACACGtttatataagttttttttatcatttattttacatttttatcaGTTTATCTTAATAACTTAGCCCTTTCACGTTTAAACGAAAATTTACAAAGAGATTTTAAACGaagaaacaattaaacaagtacaaaataaacgaaatttttgatttgcttcaCAAAAGCAgtctattattttaaaaatattatattttttttttaaatacttaaatactCACATTCAAAGTGATATATTGAAAATCtaatttactaaaaaaaaagtcaacaaatatcaatttaaatctGTTTGCATGAGTTTCCTTTTgatttgttcttttttttctttagttgCGGGTCTTTTAGagagtttatataaatatagatacttgttttgttgtatatgATAATATTGCAGTACGCGTTTATGATTTTATCTGCGCTCCGTTTGCAGTGTTATGTTGGAGTCGGAGTTGGAATAACTTTGTTCCAGCTTAGGCCTAAACTCATCCTCGCCATCGGAATAGGAGCCCACAGAGCGGCAAATGCTGTAAATCATATTGATAAAAACTGCAGGagtactttttatttataagtaggACAACATACCGTTGCGTTGAGGCATAGCCCTCAATGGCTAGCGCCTGAGTCACACCTGaaggcagcagttgctgtaGAAGTGCATCTTTGGCCGCAATTGCCGTTGTCGGCAACGGCACATGATTCATATCCACCGATGAGTGCGAATTTGATAACTGAGTAttggctactgctgctgttaagccATTAACATGTCTACTGGAAGCACCAACAGCACCTTGGTCCACTTGATCATCTTGTTGACTTTGCTCAATGAAGCGCAGCGTTTGGAAGAGCTCTAGCAGATCGTTGAAGGTGTTGTGCACATCACAGTGTCCAACAATGTCGAAACACAGCTGCGAAATATTTTGACGCAGTAAATAAATGGCATATTTGGTTTGTTGCGAAGGCAGAATGGAGCGCGTATACAAGGGAAATCTATAAAACAGAAAAGATTTAGACCTAAACAATTTCCAATAAATGTTTCAGTGTGCTTACTCTCGTGTGGCATAGGTAAGTTCTTTGATTTCATCTACAATACGGGCACGCGACGGTTCATAGCGTATGGGATTGCGCAGTGGTCGATCCATTATGTACGCAAGCATCTGCACCAAATGCGCAACATAGCCCAGAGCAGCGCTCACCGCCAGCGGCGAAACATTCTCCAATAGCTGCGCATTGGTTGCCTGTCTTTGGTCGCTCGTATACTGCTCCATGTAGGGAAAGGCAATTCCGCAAATGCTAAACTGCTGCGCACCCAAACAACGTACATTATAAATCTCCTGCAGCTCTAACGCTAGCGTAGCCATGCGTCGCTCCAACTAAAAGAGATGATGTTTACTgagctatttaaaaatatgtatatagttagTGTCTCACCTGCAACAGTATTTGGCGCTTTTCGTCGCGTTGCGTGACCTGCTGTGGAGTTTGTGTACGCAGTTcgagctgttgttgctccaaCTGTAAGCGACGATGGTGTAATCTATGCTGTAGTTCCTCACGCTGCTCTCGTATCAGCTGCAGAcggctttgcttgcttgcattGCGCACTTTAATGCCTTGCAGTTCTGTTTGCAGCAATCGTTGCTTACAGCGTAacgtttcaatttgttgcagcaattgctgcgcATTGTAGAGCGTTAGCGGCGCtatctgttgctgctctgccaGCAGCACGCTAAGGGTGCGACCCATGGAATGATACTGCTGCTGTGAATGGGGCGAGCTGGACAGTGAGGTGGTGCGCGGTTTCAGTCTCAGCTCCTTGCGTGTTATACAATGCACGCTAAGACGTGCGACCTCCACACTCAGCTCCTGCACAGTACTTGATCTCTTTCGTTTGTCACGCTGTCGCcgctgcagcatcagcaaaTTGTCCAAGTTATAACTGCAACGCAACTGCGATCGGGGGCAGCTTAGCTGTGCAAAACGTGTGGTGCTCATTTTCAGCActgggctgctgcttctgctcaCTGGTGGCGAGTTGATGTCGCCAGTTACATCGCTTTGGCGTGCATCACGTGTATTATTGTCAGCATAGCGTTGATACTGCTCATGCAGCTGAGCGTGCAATCCTTCCTCGCTGATAAGCGCTGGTGAGGTAAAGCTCTCGCCATTTAGCTGAAAGATCAAACAGTTGGCGCGACATTTCGTCATTGCCGGCGGCGACAGCGGTATAAGACCAGAAAAATAAACACCCCAGCTAAAAAGCAGCTCTGGTGGTCGCGTCAGCTTTTGCGGTGTCAACTGCACATTCGCCAGCCGCTGAGTCAGCAGCCCtctgctaaaataaatatacaacataagttttaattatagcttGGACTTTGCTATTCTTACCGCTGTTGTGTGGCACATTCAGTCTCATTTGCCGGCGCTGACAGCTGGCCAGTTGGCTGATAGTGCGCCCAGACTTTAACACAGACACATTGCGCATTCGATTTGCGCCAGACGTCGTCGCCCGCACATATTTCCGCccacttttgctgctgatgacgCTGCGGTAACGATTCACTGGTATAAAATGCTTCACTAGCCTTATCTGCATGCAGAGtataataaacaagcagctcctgctcctgctcctctGCTTCTCCGCGCCCGCACACAATGCTCGATTCCAAGTGACACTCAATATTAAGTGCTTCTATACGGGCTAAATTCCGAAGACGTAGTTGTTGTGTTGCCAACGGCAGCCACTCGCGGCAACGCGGACGCAAGTGCATTGTGGCTACCACTGCGTGCGTTACGCTGTGCGACACTCCGTTCCCATGCTAGCTagtgctaattaatttttcttgcTTAATTTCGACTTGGct
Proteins encoded in this region:
- the LOC108608546 gene encoding UV radiation resistance-associated gene protein isoform X1, producing the protein MHLRPRCREWLPLATQQLRLRNLARIEALNIECHLESSIVCGRGEAEEQEQELLVYYTLHADKASEAFYTSESLPQRHQQQKWAEICAGDDVWRKSNAQCVCVKVWAHYQPTGQLSAPANETECATQQRRGLLTQRLANVQLTPQKLTRPPELLFSWGVYFSGLIPLSPPAMTKCRANCLIFQLNGESFTSPALISEEGLHAQLHEQYQRYADNNTRDARQSDVTGDINSPPVSRSSSPVLKMSTTRFAQLSCPRSQLRCSYNLDNLLMLQRRQRDKRKRSSTVQELSVEVARLSVHCITRKELRLKPRTTSLSSSPHSQQQYHSMGRTLSVLLAEQQQIAPLTLYNAQQLLQQIETLRCKQRLLQTELQGIKVRNASKQSRLQLIREQREELQHRLHHRRLQLEQQQLELRTQTPQQVTQRDEKRQILLQLERRMATLALELQEIYNVRCLGAQQFSICGIAFPYMEQYTSDQRQATNAQLLENVSPLAVSAALGYVAHLVQMLAYIMDRPLRNPIRYEPSRARIVDEIKELTYATREFPLYTRSILPSQQTKYAIYLLRQNISQLCFDIVGHCDVHNTFNDLLELFQTLRFIEQSQQDDQVDQGAVGASSRHVNGLTAAVANTQLSNSHSSVDMNHVPLPTTAIAAKDALLQQLLPSGVTQALAIEGYASTQRICRSVGSYSDGEDEFRPKLEQSYSNSDSNITLQTERR
- the LOC108608546 gene encoding UV radiation resistance-associated gene protein isoform X2 encodes the protein MHLRPRCREWLPLATQQLRLRNLARIEALNIECHLESSIVCGRGEAEEQEQELLVYYTLHADKASEAFYTSESLPQRHQQQKWAEICAGDDVWRKSNAQCVCVKVWAHYQPTGQLSAPANETECATQQRGLLTQRLANVQLTPQKLTRPPELLFSWGVYFSGLIPLSPPAMTKCRANCLIFQLNGESFTSPALISEEGLHAQLHEQYQRYADNNTRDARQSDVTGDINSPPVSRSSSPVLKMSTTRFAQLSCPRSQLRCSYNLDNLLMLQRRQRDKRKRSSTVQELSVEVARLSVHCITRKELRLKPRTTSLSSSPHSQQQYHSMGRTLSVLLAEQQQIAPLTLYNAQQLLQQIETLRCKQRLLQTELQGIKVRNASKQSRLQLIREQREELQHRLHHRRLQLEQQQLELRTQTPQQVTQRDEKRQILLQLERRMATLALELQEIYNVRCLGAQQFSICGIAFPYMEQYTSDQRQATNAQLLENVSPLAVSAALGYVAHLVQMLAYIMDRPLRNPIRYEPSRARIVDEIKELTYATREFPLYTRSILPSQQTKYAIYLLRQNISQLCFDIVGHCDVHNTFNDLLELFQTLRFIEQSQQDDQVDQGAVGASSRHVNGLTAAVANTQLSNSHSSVDMNHVPLPTTAIAAKDALLQQLLPSGVTQALAIEGYASTQRICRSVGSYSDGEDEFRPKLEQSYSNSDSNITLQTERR